From a region of the Ardenticatena maritima genome:
- the nuoE gene encoding NADH-quinone oxidoreductase subunit NuoE has product MNNLYQKHREEVEDILSRYPEKRAAVMPLLWLAQEEYGYVSKEAMREVAQICELDPTDVYAVAHFYSLYFKEPVGKYVIRFCTDMPCALVGSEQVYQYLLDKLGIKDGETTPDGLFTAQQAVCLAACGAAPVMQINFQYFANLTPQRIDEILDLVRANGLPPNGPLRFEPREESSDA; this is encoded by the coding sequence ATGAACAACTTGTACCAAAAACACCGCGAAGAAGTTGAAGATATTTTGAGCCGGTATCCCGAAAAGCGGGCGGCTGTGATGCCGTTGCTCTGGCTTGCCCAGGAGGAATACGGCTACGTTTCCAAAGAAGCCATGCGTGAAGTCGCCCAAATTTGTGAACTCGACCCCACCGATGTGTATGCAGTGGCGCACTTCTACTCGCTCTATTTCAAAGAGCCGGTAGGGAAGTACGTCATTCGCTTTTGCACCGATATGCCGTGTGCCTTGGTGGGTTCGGAGCAGGTGTACCAGTATTTGCTGGACAAACTGGGTATCAAAGATGGTGAAACGACGCCCGACGGCTTGTTTACCGCGCAACAGGCGGTCTGTTTGGCGGCGTGCGGGGCAGCCCCTGTGATGCAAATCAACTTCCAATACTTCGCGAACCTGACGCCGCAACGCATTGATGAGATTTTGGACTTGGTACGCGCCAACGGTCTGCCGCCCAATGGGCCGTTGCGCTTTGAGCCACGCGAAGAGTCGTCGGACGCCTGA